One window of the Brevundimonas goettingensis genome contains the following:
- a CDS encoding lysophospholipid acyltransferase family protein produces MITLRSLLFTLWLYLSMPLFAVGLSPALLMPVPVALKVVRAWAKFVLFGLRHIAGVRVEVRGLEYRPKGAALVASKHQGMLDVVALLAILPEPCFVLKKELMPLPFFGWFAWKTKMIAVNREGHATALRDMTRQAKARLAEGRQIIIFPEGTRTAPGEPGQYKPGVAAIYRDLEASCALVATNSGEHWPAHGFKRIPGKVVFEFLPPAPAGLKRAAFMAMVEGRIEPASQALLERLR; encoded by the coding sequence TTGATTACCCTGCGTTCGCTGCTGTTCACCCTGTGGCTCTATCTGTCGATGCCGCTGTTCGCGGTCGGCCTGTCGCCCGCCCTGCTGATGCCGGTGCCGGTGGCCCTGAAGGTCGTGCGCGCCTGGGCGAAATTCGTGCTGTTCGGCCTGCGCCATATCGCGGGCGTGCGGGTCGAGGTGCGGGGGCTTGAGTATCGACCGAAGGGCGCGGCCCTGGTCGCGTCCAAGCATCAGGGGATGCTGGACGTCGTCGCCCTTCTGGCCATCCTGCCGGAGCCCTGTTTCGTGCTGAAGAAGGAGCTGATGCCGCTTCCCTTCTTCGGCTGGTTCGCCTGGAAGACGAAGATGATCGCCGTAAACCGCGAGGGTCACGCCACGGCCCTGCGCGACATGACGCGTCAGGCCAAGGCCCGACTGGCCGAGGGCCGCCAGATTATCATCTTCCCCGAAGGCACCCGCACCGCGCCGGGCGAGCCCGGCCAGTACAAGCCCGGGGTCGCGGCCATCTATCGCGATCTGGAGGCCAGCTGCGCCCTGGTGGCGACCAACTCGGGCGAGCACTGGCCGGCCCACGGCTTCAAGCGCATCCCGGGCAAGGTGGTGTTCGAATTCCTGCCGCCCGCCCCGGCCGGCCTGAAGCGCGCGGCCTTCATGGCCATGGTGGAAGGCCGGATCGAACCGGCGTCCCAGGCGCTGCTGGAACGGTTGCGCTGA
- a CDS encoding cell division protein FtsX: protein MKSPFSGKSTGLLPRDAAGETWLAAVIAVLCFIACLACVGAVAADRAAHGWARQLRAEATVQVRPRVGETGLAAAGRAAETLSSVPGVSEAAVMDRKEAEDLLRPWLGEAVLPDLPLPFLVTVRLDPKAPASTVVLSRALAEAGLDASVDDHSLWRGEVERSAALITALSLAGFLLIACAAAAAIVYATRAGLAAQRGVIETLSLSGATEGYIAGLFQTRFGLLAAGAGAAGAVAAALLLGALRTLGGAGGLTAALPLAWSDILLLSPCPLLAGTVALVAARIAAQATLGDRGPWRGPRRIRGRLADAVHDDRRFR from the coding sequence ATGAAGTCGCCCTTCTCCGGGAAATCCACGGGCCTGCTGCCGCGCGACGCCGCGGGCGAGACCTGGCTGGCGGCGGTGATCGCCGTCCTGTGCTTCATCGCCTGCCTGGCCTGCGTCGGCGCGGTCGCGGCCGACCGCGCCGCCCACGGATGGGCGCGCCAGCTGCGGGCCGAGGCGACGGTGCAGGTGCGGCCGCGCGTCGGCGAAACCGGCCTAGCCGCCGCCGGACGGGCCGCCGAGACCCTGTCCAGCGTGCCCGGCGTGTCCGAGGCCGCCGTCATGGACCGCAAGGAAGCCGAGGACCTGCTGCGGCCCTGGCTGGGCGAGGCCGTCCTGCCCGACCTGCCCCTGCCCTTCCTGGTGACCGTGCGACTGGATCCGAAGGCGCCCGCCAGCACCGTGGTGCTGAGCCGCGCCCTGGCCGAGGCCGGGCTGGACGCCAGCGTCGACGACCATTCCCTGTGGCGCGGCGAGGTCGAGCGCTCCGCGGCCCTGATCACCGCCCTGAGCCTGGCCGGCTTCCTGCTGATCGCCTGCGCGGCGGCGGCGGCCATCGTCTATGCGACGCGAGCGGGGTTGGCGGCCCAGCGCGGGGTCATCGAGACCCTGAGCCTGTCGGGCGCGACCGAGGGCTATATCGCCGGCCTGTTCCAGACCCGGTTCGGCCTGCTGGCCGCCGGAGCGGGCGCCGCGGGCGCGGTCGCGGCGGCCCTGCTGTTGGGGGCGCTGAGGACGCTCGGCGGGGCCGGAGGCCTGACGGCCGCCCTGCCCCTGGCGTGGAGCGACATCCTGCTGCTCTCGCCATGTCCGCTGCTGGCGGGTACGGTGGCGCTTGTCGCGGCCAGAATCGCGGCCCAGGCCACCTTGGGGGACAGGGGACCCTGGCGCGGGCCGCGCCGAATCCGGGGACGCTTGGCGGACGCCGTTCACGACGATAGGAGGTTCAGATGA
- a CDS encoding YdcF family protein yields the protein MRFLTLIATIALLWLVGLFVFADRVRGLTPAAEPERADAIVALTGPSAERVNAAVRLLEHDKGDRLLISGVNPSVRRQELRALTPGSDKLFNCCVDLGFEAENTVGNAQEIGAWARSHQYKRLIVVTSDYHMPRSLLEIHSVAPELKLVPYAVETPSLDNSRWWKAAVTARRMTLEYMKYLAVLGREALHRLTGKHPERNPIAPDPSATSEASPETAG from the coding sequence ATGAGGTTTCTGACGCTTATCGCCACCATCGCCCTGCTGTGGCTGGTCGGGTTGTTCGTGTTCGCCGACCGGGTGCGCGGATTGACCCCGGCGGCCGAGCCCGAGCGCGCCGACGCCATCGTCGCCCTGACCGGCCCCTCGGCCGAGCGGGTCAATGCGGCCGTCCGCCTGCTGGAGCACGACAAGGGCGACCGGCTTCTGATTTCCGGCGTCAATCCGTCAGTCCGCCGTCAGGAGCTGCGCGCCCTGACGCCCGGCTCGGACAAGCTGTTCAACTGCTGCGTCGACCTGGGCTTCGAGGCTGAGAATACCGTGGGCAACGCCCAGGAGATCGGCGCCTGGGCCAGGTCGCATCAGTACAAGCGGCTGATCGTGGTGACCTCGGACTATCACATGCCGCGCTCCCTGCTGGAGATCCACAGCGTCGCCCCTGAGCTGAAGCTGGTCCCCTATGCGGTGGAAACTCCGTCGCTGGACAATTCCCGATGGTGGAAGGCCGCCGTCACCGCGCGGCGCATGACGCTGGAATATATGAAATACCTCGCCGTCCTGGGCCGCGAGGCGCTACATCGCCTGACCGGCAAACATCCCGAGCGGAACCCGATCGCCCCCGATCCGTCCGCGACTTCTGAAGCGTCTCCGGAGACGGCTGGTTGA
- a CDS encoding cell division ATP-binding protein FtsE, with protein MPAPSRRAAAAESAPETVRLTGVGFGYADSPDVLRDVNLILPRGSFHFLTGPSGAGKSSLLRLLTLAERPTSGRIALFGQDVTDLGRAAAPPLRRRMGVVFQDFRLLDHLDLFENAALPLRLAGKKRAEYAADVEEMLRWVGLGGRMDARPPSLSGGEKQRLAIARAVMSRPELIIADEPTGSVDKAMADKLLNLFQSLNKLGATVLIASHDEALAEQSGARRLRLDRGRLTGSAG; from the coding sequence ATGCCTGCTCCGTCCCGCCGCGCCGCCGCTGCCGAATCCGCGCCCGAAACCGTCCGCCTGACCGGCGTGGGTTTCGGCTATGCCGATTCGCCCGACGTGCTTCGGGACGTTAACCTCATATTGCCGCGCGGCTCTTTCCACTTCCTTACCGGGCCGTCCGGGGCGGGGAAGTCGTCGCTGCTGCGGCTGCTGACCCTGGCCGAGCGGCCGACCTCGGGCCGGATCGCCCTTTTCGGACAGGACGTCACCGATCTGGGCCGGGCGGCGGCCCCGCCCCTGCGGCGGCGGATGGGGGTGGTGTTCCAGGACTTCCGCCTGCTGGACCATCTGGACCTGTTCGAGAACGCGGCCCTGCCGCTGCGGCTGGCCGGGAAGAAGCGCGCCGAATACGCCGCCGACGTCGAGGAGATGCTGCGCTGGGTCGGGCTGGGCGGGCGAATGGACGCCCGGCCGCCGTCCCTGTCGGGCGGCGAGAAACAGAGGCTGGCCATCGCCCGGGCGGTGATGAGCCGGCCCGAACTGATCATCGCCGACGAGCCGACCGGCAGCGTCGACAAGGCCATGGCCGACAAGCTGCTGAACCTGTTCCAGTCCCTGAACAAACTCGGCGCCACCGTCCTGATCGCCAGCCACGACGAGGCCCTGGCCGAACAGTCCGGCGCGCGGCGGCTGCGGCTGGATCGCGGACGGCTGACGGGGAGCGCGGGATGA
- a CDS encoding phosphoribosyltransferase: MADSSSPTSSTPEVLLSEAEIARIVAQLAERIAPVIDDDTVAAVLLTGGLWFAADLTRALSRVGRHVRFDALWLASYGDEKSSRGRIDVHAPFQRSLEGRKVLILDDVFDTGLSLAEAVRIAKEKGATEVLTCVFARKPFPLPRAPEPDFFGWQAPNRFLVGYGLDNAGALRGLPDICALD, from the coding sequence ATGGCTGACTCCTCCTCCCCGACGTCTTCCACACCCGAAGTCCTGCTGTCCGAGGCCGAGATCGCCCGGATCGTGGCCCAGCTCGCCGAGCGCATCGCGCCGGTGATCGACGACGACACTGTCGCCGCCGTCCTTCTGACCGGGGGGCTGTGGTTCGCCGCCGACCTGACCCGGGCCCTGTCGCGTGTCGGCCGTCACGTCCGCTTCGACGCCCTGTGGCTGGCCTCCTACGGCGACGAGAAGTCGAGCCGGGGCCGGATCGATGTCCACGCCCCCTTCCAGCGCTCGCTGGAGGGCCGCAAGGTCCTGATCCTCGACGACGTCTTCGACACCGGCCTGTCCCTGGCCGAGGCGGTGCGGATCGCGAAGGAGAAGGGGGCGACCGAGGTCCTGACCTGCGTCTTCGCCCGCAAGCCCTTCCCCCTGCCGCGCGCGCCCGAGCCCGACTTCTTCGGCTGGCAGGCCCCGAACCGCTTCCTTGTCGGCTACGGCCTCGACAACGCCGGCGCCCTGCGCGGCCTCCCTGACATCTGCGCGCTGGATTAG
- a CDS encoding MJ0042-type zinc finger domain-containing protein, translated as MILTCPSCATSYFTPDEAIGPTGRKVRCKTCAHVWHASLADEPLELTAPPEAALVEMVANGMVGASADGKGGGFGKRDDGPESLAETPAPELPKAFRARAEEQRRVRRAATHGAVWAGLASVFVGILGAAWLFRVEVVDLYPRAAAAYAAVGSPVNATGLNFEAMAIKVAPWDPGKVIVSGSVRNIRDHEIVSPPVRIALLDAHGAEIGFHIITIDAAPVLPGGVQGFAAVIPDPGAKISGIGADFVATPKAKARAENGHAAEDPHGEPAHGDDHAPPQAEHGADAGADHATAPAPTGHTSGPLMGQAAESGLRPAIDHEIRAPALAPVDAHPIDSGHGEAVSASHHG; from the coding sequence ATGATACTGACCTGTCCGTCCTGCGCCACCAGCTATTTCACGCCCGACGAGGCGATAGGCCCCACTGGCCGCAAGGTCCGCTGCAAGACCTGCGCCCACGTCTGGCATGCGTCTCTCGCCGACGAACCGCTCGAACTGACGGCCCCGCCCGAGGCCGCCCTGGTCGAGATGGTCGCCAACGGCATGGTGGGCGCCTCCGCGGACGGCAAGGGCGGCGGCTTCGGCAAGCGCGACGACGGTCCCGAAAGCCTCGCCGAGACCCCCGCCCCCGAACTGCCCAAGGCCTTCCGCGCCCGGGCCGAGGAACAGCGCCGCGTCCGCCGCGCCGCCACCCACGGCGCCGTCTGGGCCGGCCTGGCCAGCGTTTTCGTCGGCATTCTCGGCGCCGCCTGGCTGTTCCGTGTCGAGGTCGTCGACCTCTATCCGCGCGCCGCCGCCGCCTATGCCGCCGTCGGCTCGCCGGTGAACGCCACGGGCCTGAATTTCGAGGCCATGGCCATCAAGGTCGCGCCCTGGGATCCCGGCAAGGTGATCGTCTCGGGCTCGGTGCGAAACATCCGCGACCATGAGATCGTCAGCCCGCCCGTCCGCATCGCCCTGCTGGACGCCCACGGCGCAGAGATCGGGTTCCACATCATCACCATCGACGCCGCCCCGGTCCTTCCGGGCGGGGTCCAGGGCTTCGCCGCTGTCATCCCCGATCCGGGCGCGAAGATCTCGGGCATCGGCGCCGACTTCGTCGCCACGCCCAAGGCGAAGGCCAGGGCCGAGAACGGGCACGCCGCCGAAGACCCGCATGGCGAACCCGCCCACGGCGACGACCACGCTCCGCCTCAGGCCGAACACGGCGCCGACGCCGGGGCTGACCATGCGACCGCGCCCGCGCCGACAGGCCACACCTCCGGCCCATTGATGGGCCAGGCGGCCGAGAGCGGTCTGCGCCCGGCCATCGACCATGAGATCCGGGCCCCGGCCCTGGCGCCCGTCGACGCTCACCCTATCGACAGCGGGCATGGCGAGGCGGTATCCGCTTCGCATCATGGCTGA
- the lysA gene encoding diaminopimelate decarboxylase, with protein sequence MHHFDLKDGALQAEGVSLEALAEAVGTPAYVYSTATLTRHYGVLREAADAHREAWGDALIAYAVKANSNLSVLATLARLGCGADTVSEGEIRRALAAGVPAGKIIFSGVGKTDGELAFAIQQGVRQINVESPAELDRLIPIAERLGKVPEIAIRVNPKIGAGGHAKITTGGEGDKFGIPADEAMALYVRAAASPHVTPVGLACHIGSQITDLTPLEAAFRLLRSMTEELRAKGQTVTRLDLGGGLGVPYVGGAPTASPADYVAMAARVLDGLGVEAAFEPGRLLAANAGVLLSRVIQITERADGRRFLVLDAAMNDLIRPAMYDSFHEIKAVRPREAGGHNAPTAYDVVGPICETGDTFARGRDLPPLQAGDLVVFTGAGAYGAVMSSEYNTRPLVPEVLVDGDRWAVIRPRPTYEEMLAREPMADWL encoded by the coding sequence TTGCATCATTTCGACCTGAAAGACGGCGCCCTCCAGGCCGAGGGCGTGTCTCTGGAAGCCCTGGCCGAGGCGGTCGGGACGCCCGCCTATGTCTATTCCACTGCCACCCTGACGCGGCACTACGGCGTGCTGCGCGAGGCGGCGGACGCCCATCGTGAAGCCTGGGGCGACGCCCTGATCGCCTATGCGGTCAAGGCCAACTCCAATCTGTCGGTGCTGGCGACCCTGGCGCGGCTGGGCTGCGGCGCGGACACCGTCTCCGAGGGCGAGATCCGTCGCGCGCTCGCGGCGGGCGTGCCCGCGGGCAAGATCATCTTCTCCGGCGTCGGCAAGACCGACGGCGAACTGGCCTTCGCCATCCAGCAGGGCGTGCGCCAGATCAATGTCGAGAGCCCGGCCGAGCTGGACCGGCTGATTCCCATCGCGGAGCGGCTGGGCAAGGTCCCGGAGATCGCCATCCGGGTGAACCCCAAGATCGGCGCCGGCGGCCACGCCAAGATCACCACCGGCGGCGAGGGCGACAAGTTCGGCATCCCGGCGGACGAGGCCATGGCCCTCTATGTCCGCGCCGCCGCCAGTCCGCATGTGACGCCCGTGGGCCTGGCCTGCCATATCGGCAGCCAGATCACCGACCTGACCCCGCTGGAAGCCGCCTTCCGGCTGCTGCGGTCGATGACCGAAGAGCTGCGGGCCAAGGGCCAGACCGTGACCCGGCTCGACCTCGGCGGCGGCCTGGGCGTTCCTTACGTCGGCGGCGCGCCGACCGCCTCTCCCGCCGACTATGTGGCCATGGCGGCGCGGGTGCTGGACGGTCTCGGCGTCGAGGCGGCGTTCGAGCCGGGGCGGCTGCTGGCCGCCAATGCCGGGGTGCTGCTGAGCCGGGTGATCCAGATCACCGAACGCGCCGACGGGCGGCGGTTCCTGGTTCTGGACGCGGCCATGAACGACCTTATCCGCCCGGCCATGTATGACAGCTTCCACGAGATCAAGGCGGTGCGGCCGCGTGAAGCCGGCGGCCACAATGCGCCGACCGCCTATGACGTGGTCGGCCCTATCTGCGAGACCGGCGACACCTTCGCCCGGGGTCGCGACCTGCCGCCGTTGCAGGCGGGCGATCTGGTCGTCTTCACCGGCGCGGGCGCCTATGGGGCGGTGATGTCGAGCGAGTACAACACCCGACCCCTGGTCCCCGAGGTGCTGGTCGACGGCGACCGCTGGGCCGTCATCCGCCCGCGCCCGACCTATGAGGAAATGCTGGCCCGCGAACCGATGGCGGACTGGCTTTAG